A single region of the Apodemus sylvaticus chromosome 7, mApoSyl1.1, whole genome shotgun sequence genome encodes:
- the LOC127690169 gene encoding olfactory receptor 7G2-like, with the protein MESKNQTDVSEFFLMGITDALALKPIIFSMFTSMYLITILGNLLIILTVSSDSHLQTPMYVFLSNLSFNDICLSTTIIPKTLVNIHTQDQSITYTGCLTQICFTLLFGSLESCLLSVMAYDRYVAICHPLNYTIIMNPQTCSLLILLSLIISLVNSGLLGLMVLRLSFCTNLEIPLFFCELAQVIKLACSDTLVNYILMYLATIILNGIPISGIIFSYTQIASSVLRISSVKGKYKAISTCGSHLSVVSLFYGTALGVYISSAFTTSVTNTALAYVICTLVPQMLNPFIYSLRNSDMVLALRKQVSRVVCFL; encoded by the coding sequence ATGGAATCTAAAAACCAAACAGATGTTTCAGAATTCTTTCTTATGGGAATAACAGATGCTCTAGCACTGAAGCCCATCATCTTCAGCATGTTCACCTCCATGTACTTGATCACCATCTTGGGAAATCTGCTCATCATTCTAACTGTCAGTTCTGACTCCCATCTCCAAACACCCATGTATGTATTTCTCTCTAATCTTTCCTTTAATGATATCTGCTTAAGCACAACCATAATTCCAAAGACACTGGTGAACATTCATACACAGGATCAGAGCATTACATATACTGGCTGTCTTACACAAATCTGCTTTACCTTGCTTTTTGGTAGTTTGGAAAGTTGTCTTCTTTCAGTAATGGCATATGACCGTTATGTTGCTATATGTCATCCCCTGAACTACACAATAATCATGAATCCTCAAACCTGTAGTCTGCTAATTCTATTGTCCCTAATCATTAGTCTTGTGAACAGTGGATTGCTTGGTCTGATGGTGTTACGGTTGTCCTTCTGCACAAACCTAGAAATCCCCCTATTTTTCTGTGAACTTGCTCAAGTCATCAAGCTAGCCTGTTCTGACACCCTAGTCAATTATATTCTGATGTATCTTGCAACAATCATACTTAATGGCATTCCAATTTCTGGAATAATTTTCTCTTATACTCAAATTGCCTCTTCTGTTTTGAGAATATCCTCAGTGAAAGGAAAGTATAAAGCAATTTCTACCTGTGGCTCTCACCTTTCAGTTGTTTCCTTATTCTATGGTACAGCACTGGGTGTTTACATTAGCTCTGCATTCACTACCTCAGTCACAAATACTGCGCTGGCTTATGTGATATGTACGTTGGTCCCTCAAATGTTGAATCCCTTTATATATAGCTTGAGGAACAGTGACATGGTGTTAGCCTTGAGGAAACAAGTCAGTAGGGTAGTATGTTTTCTCTAA